In one Solanum dulcamara chromosome 1, daSolDulc1.2, whole genome shotgun sequence genomic region, the following are encoded:
- the LOC129888389 gene encoding uncharacterized protein LOC129888389, with product MAIDMISEAPSLVTSPRISFSSDDVCSKQVLDLHHQSDSNSDFDFCISNSANTETCSADELFLDGLIRPLQLQEKFVTLSKTLASPSTPNQNAISKQDVTITTTISVGVQKDQNKSFWRIGRSTSLHGNKKSSFWSLPRSNSTGSKSCSIKESHKQNAQFKQMKYMTNSSAASFYTSQKPPLRKNYNNGVHINPILNVPPTFIPKATANLLGFGSFFSNGKQNKSKK from the coding sequence atggcAATTGATATGATCTCAGAGGCTCCAAGCCTAGTTACAAGTCCAAGAATCTCTTTCTCATCAGATGATGTTTGCAGCAAACAAGTCTTGGATTTGCATCATCAATCAGATTCAAATTCTGATTTTGATTTCTGTATTAGCAACAGCGCTAATACAGAAACTTGTTCAGCAGATGAACTCTTCTTGGATGGCTTAATTCGCCCTCTTCAACTACAAGAAAAATTTGTCACATTATCTAAAACTTTAGCTTCTCCTTCAACTCCAAATCAAAATGCAATCTCGAAACAAGATGTTACAATTACTACTACCATTAGTGTTGGTGTGCAAAAGGATCAAAACAAGTCGTTTTGGCGTATTGGAAGAAGCACTAGTCTCCATGGCAATAAGAAAAGCTCATTTTGGTCGTTACCACGAAGCAATTCTACTGGCTCAAAGAGTTGTTCAATAAAAGAAAGTCACAAACAGAATGCACAATTCAAGCAAATGAAGTATATGACCAATTCTTCTGCAGCTAGTTTTTACACATCACAAAAGCCTCCACTGAGAAAGAATTATAATAATGGGGTTCACATTAATCCTATTCTGAATGTGCCACCTACTTTTATTCCAAAGGCTACTGCTAATCTTTTGGgttttggatcattcttttcCAATGGAAAACAAAACAAGAGTAAGAAATGA